The following are encoded in a window of Ruminiclostridium herbifermentans genomic DNA:
- a CDS encoding SAM-dependent methyltransferase: MDEQYYEKLLKIKTTGEQKIFNDSIHYHRYEPTSYAALEALSSAYKFSSEDSIVDFGCGKGRLNFYINHFFDSFVTGIEMNKFFYKQAVENKKSYLQIYKNRKDKIVFSNCLAERYNIDLKDNKFYFFNPFSIQIFSKVIKNIMASVEENKRTIDIILYYPSNDYIYFLDTNSSFVLINEIKVQYLYDNDPRHKFLVYRVEHYK; this comes from the coding sequence ATGGATGAACAATATTATGAAAAACTTTTAAAAATCAAAACTACAGGAGAGCAAAAAATTTTCAATGATTCAATTCACTATCATAGATATGAACCAACTTCCTATGCCGCATTAGAAGCATTATCTAGTGCATATAAATTTTCATCGGAGGATAGCATAGTTGACTTTGGCTGCGGAAAGGGAAGGTTAAACTTCTACATAAATCACTTTTTTGATTCTTTTGTTACAGGTATAGAAATGAATAAATTCTTCTATAAGCAGGCTGTTGAAAACAAGAAAAGTTATCTTCAAATATATAAAAATAGAAAAGACAAAATTGTATTTTCAAACTGCCTTGCTGAAAGATATAATATAGATTTAAAGGATAATAAATTTTATTTTTTTAATCCCTTCTCTATTCAAATATTTTCAAAAGTAATTAAAAACATAATGGCTTCAGTTGAAGAAAATAAAAGAACAATAGATATAATTCTTTATTACCCTTCAAATGACTATATTTATTTTTTGGATACTAACTCCAGCTTTGTACTTATTAATGAGATAAAAGTTCAGTATTTATATGATAATGACCCTCGTCATAAGTTCTTAGTGTATAGGGTAGAACATTATAAGTAA
- a CDS encoding tetratricopeptide repeat protein has protein sequence MGFFNEFLSKNRNNLKNDKKEETEKSELERIKENQIKENQSEESETKENKSEENQTIENQSEEKQPKGNDFIECYDEQGKKVLIPREEMIKTVLPNQFKNHWNTADALYNDILLALKDEFNKEALDAAKHLVHIDEIKERGYTTLAIAFMANELHGEAEKTLNEYINLFGKSALILTNLARVHYSRDDKEGALELVWESMCLDPNQEYTLQWWMLLDKEIGGKYNYIDLLKRATAIKGSWLPQLYLARYYLEQKDLESAKPLYEYVLNSALDELPVLFIISGDLGNNGYINEIIDIIAPLYDPEKHDIMAGINILHAYLQTGNHVEGQKLINKLMKIERADVRAFLSKLSNDFELMKKGQPKKDNVSEKIEYEIVITDKPVWYYGLKSPEWLLPNELEKGNIGFLTFVDLTNKTEKVTELQPEDDSGRMTRSLPLLLQEIMFFNYNKETRFLLPIAKDIGPAVIKAEYDIKSLSDAARTNDLDLLVTGSITENGNEYEIKVILFESKNKSIQAFDMKLLKEGNNTEFINSLNNIISKIAEISDIQPVEADYYNVPNEDIVYNYLGALGQSLMQSLVDNKVVKFENLWGERNILNWYLNLALSAPENVVLKIILISGLAKSKSYGSEVYKEFQEQVVALISDEQSENSQIKRLVPFVYYLFDMKKEFIAIMDKNSKLN, from the coding sequence ATGGGGTTTTTTAATGAATTTTTATCTAAAAACAGAAATAATCTAAAGAATGACAAAAAAGAGGAGACAGAAAAATCTGAGTTGGAGAGGATAAAAGAGAATCAGATAAAAGAGAATCAGTCTGAAGAAAGTGAGACAAAAGAGAATAAATCTGAAGAAAATCAGACTATAGAAAATCAGTCTGAGGAAAAACAACCAAAAGGCAATGATTTTATTGAGTGCTATGATGAACAAGGGAAAAAGGTATTAATACCAAGAGAGGAAATGATAAAAACAGTCCTTCCAAATCAGTTTAAAAATCATTGGAATACAGCTGATGCATTGTATAATGACATCCTTTTAGCATTAAAGGATGAATTTAACAAAGAGGCTCTTGATGCTGCGAAACACCTTGTACATATAGATGAAATTAAGGAGCGAGGGTATACTACTCTTGCAATAGCTTTTATGGCTAATGAACTACATGGTGAAGCTGAAAAAACATTAAATGAATATATTAATTTATTTGGTAAATCAGCACTAATATTGACAAATCTTGCAAGAGTTCATTATTCGAGAGATGACAAAGAAGGTGCTCTAGAATTAGTATGGGAGAGTATGTGCCTAGATCCTAATCAGGAATATACTCTTCAATGGTGGATGCTTTTAGATAAAGAGATTGGAGGTAAATATAACTACATCGATTTACTTAAAAGAGCTACAGCAATAAAAGGCAGCTGGCTTCCACAACTGTATTTAGCAAGGTACTATCTTGAACAAAAGGATTTAGAAAGTGCAAAGCCTCTGTATGAATATGTTCTAAATTCAGCACTGGATGAATTGCCTGTATTATTCATTATTTCTGGAGATTTGGGCAACAACGGATATATTAACGAAATTATCGACATAATTGCTCCGCTATATGACCCAGAAAAGCATGATATTATGGCAGGCATTAATATACTTCATGCATACCTTCAAACAGGAAATCATGTAGAAGGTCAAAAGTTAATAAACAAACTTATGAAAATTGAAAGAGCTGATGTTAGAGCTTTTCTGTCCAAGCTTTCAAATGATTTTGAATTGATGAAAAAAGGACAACCCAAAAAAGATAATGTTTCTGAAAAAATAGAATATGAAATTGTCATAACTGACAAACCAGTATGGTATTATGGCTTGAAGTCTCCAGAATGGCTTTTGCCTAATGAATTGGAAAAGGGAAATATAGGCTTTTTAACCTTTGTTGACTTAACAAATAAAACGGAAAAAGTAACAGAATTGCAGCCTGAAGATGATTCTGGAAGAATGACTAGGAGTTTACCGTTACTTTTACAGGAAATAATGTTTTTTAATTATAATAAAGAAACAAGATTTCTCCTTCCAATTGCAAAAGACATAGGTCCTGCTGTAATTAAGGCAGAGTATGATATCAAATCCCTTTCAGATGCAGCCAGAACTAACGATTTAGATTTATTGGTAACTGGAAGCATAACAGAAAATGGAAATGAGTATGAAATAAAGGTGATTTTGTTTGAAAGTAAAAATAAATCAATTCAAGCCTTTGATATGAAATTACTCAAAGAAGGGAACAATACAGAATTTATTAATTCTCTCAATAACATTATTTCTAAAATTGCGGAAATTAGCGATATTCAACCTGTAGAAGCTGATTATTATAATGTACCAAATGAAGACATAGTCTACAACTACTTAGGTGCATTAGGACAATCATTAATGCAATCCTTGGTTGATAATAAGGTTGTAAAGTTTGAAAATCTATGGGGTGAAAGAAATATACTAAACTGGTATTTAAATTTAGCTCTTTCGGCACCTGAAAATGTTGTTTTAAAGATTATACTTATTTCAGGATTAGCTAAAAGTAAATCTTATGGCTCTGAAGTATACAAGGAATTCCAAGAGCAGGTTGTGGCATTAATATCAGATGAACAATCTGAAAATAGCCAGATAAAAAGGTTAGTTCCATTTGTTTATTACTTATTTGACATGAAAAAAGAATTTATAGCTATTATGGACAAGAATTCAAAATTAAATTAA
- a CDS encoding glycoside hydrolase family 9 protein: protein MASMFPMPAIAAAKENNFNYVDAFAKSILFYEANWCGPDAGNNRIKWRGPCHIEDGKDVGLDLTGGFHDCGDHVKFGLPQCASASTLAWAYYEFSDVFIEKGQDGYMLNILKHFCDYFIKCFPNKTTFYYQLGDGDVDHQYWGPPELQTYDRPAYYVATPENPGSDVAGDAAAALALMYLNYNDRDPEYSQKCLTYAKDLYDFGMKYRGNSKGQSYYLPRTYLDELMWGAIWLYVATNDSKYMDDVDKLMAEKGIANGNSFNDNWTQCWDYVMTGVFTKLATLSTNPLYKEIADDHIDYWQNRLQTTPGGLKYLDSWGVCKYPAAESMVQLVYYKYFGDQKCLDFAKNQIDYILGDNPNNMSYMVGFGDNYPKWPHHRAASGVLEGPPADEKKELPQRHILYGALVGGADMQDEYHDNVNEYVYSETGLDYNAGLVGALAGMSKYFGKDMLPEPTPGIEGEPTLYYTEAQLYKSNNEGVTVDLNLYNIVTSPPQFEKDLSVKFFVDLSEFADEGINPDKFTTKVYYSPAKATISSIQPYDKEKNIYYVEITFPGDSLYARTYVQFCIYNYESKLWDSSNDLSTADLTDKYIKTENIAVYKNGVKVYGNEPGGGSGDDILYGDLNNDKQVDSIDFALLKKYLLNNEQEGISLKNADVNKDGEINAIDFANLKLYLLGTITLPVGSN, encoded by the coding sequence ATGGCAAGTATGTTTCCTATGCCAGCCATAGCTGCTGCTAAGGAAAACAATTTTAACTATGTTGATGCATTTGCTAAATCAATTTTGTTTTACGAAGCAAATTGGTGCGGACCTGATGCTGGTAACAACCGAATTAAATGGCGTGGACCATGCCATATTGAAGATGGTAAAGATGTAGGACTTGACTTGACAGGAGGCTTCCATGACTGTGGAGATCATGTAAAGTTTGGTCTGCCTCAATGTGCATCAGCGTCTACACTTGCATGGGCTTACTATGAATTCTCAGATGTTTTCATAGAAAAAGGCCAAGATGGGTATATGCTGAATATTTTAAAGCATTTTTGTGATTACTTTATAAAATGCTTCCCTAACAAAACTACCTTTTACTATCAGCTAGGAGATGGAGATGTGGATCACCAATATTGGGGACCACCAGAGCTCCAGACATATGACAGACCTGCATACTATGTCGCAACACCTGAAAATCCTGGCTCCGATGTAGCTGGTGACGCAGCAGCTGCATTAGCACTTATGTATTTGAATTACAATGATAGGGATCCTGAATATTCACAGAAATGCTTAACTTATGCAAAGGATCTTTATGATTTCGGTATGAAATACAGAGGAAACAGTAAAGGACAAAGCTATTATTTGCCAAGAACATATCTTGATGAACTTATGTGGGGAGCAATTTGGCTTTATGTAGCTACAAATGATAGTAAGTATATGGATGATGTAGATAAGTTAATGGCTGAAAAAGGAATAGCTAATGGTAATTCCTTTAATGATAATTGGACACAGTGCTGGGATTATGTTATGACAGGAGTATTTACAAAGCTTGCAACACTTTCAACTAATCCATTATACAAAGAAATTGCTGATGACCACATTGATTATTGGCAGAACAGATTACAGACTACACCAGGTGGATTAAAATATCTTGATAGCTGGGGTGTTTGTAAATATCCTGCTGCAGAGAGTATGGTTCAGCTTGTATATTATAAATATTTTGGTGATCAGAAGTGCCTTGATTTTGCAAAGAATCAAATAGACTATATTTTAGGTGACAATCCTAATAATATGTCTTATATGGTTGGCTTTGGTGATAATTATCCCAAATGGCCTCATCACAGAGCAGCTAGTGGAGTTCTTGAAGGACCTCCTGCAGATGAAAAGAAGGAATTGCCTCAAAGACATATTTTATATGGTGCCCTTGTAGGCGGAGCCGATATGCAGGATGAATATCATGACAATGTAAATGAGTACGTTTATTCTGAAACAGGCTTAGATTATAACGCTGGTCTTGTTGGAGCATTGGCAGGTATGTCAAAGTACTTTGGTAAGGATATGCTTCCTGAACCTACTCCTGGTATTGAAGGAGAGCCTACACTCTACTATACAGAAGCTCAGCTTTATAAATCAAATAATGAGGGTGTAACTGTTGACCTTAATTTATACAATATAGTAACATCACCTCCACAATTTGAGAAAGACTTATCTGTTAAGTTCTTCGTTGACTTATCAGAATTTGCTGATGAAGGAATTAATCCTGATAAGTTTACAACAAAAGTATATTATTCTCCTGCAAAAGCTACGATATCTTCAATTCAGCCATATGATAAAGAGAAGAATATCTATTATGTTGAGATAACTTTCCCGGGTGATTCTTTATATGCAAGAACTTATGTGCAATTCTGTATTTATAATTACGAAAGTAAGCTTTGGGATTCATCAAATGACCTTTCCACAGCAGATTTAACAGATAAATATATTAAAACAGAGAATATTGCAGTATATAAAAATGGAGTTAAAGTATATGGAAATGAGCCTGGTGGAGGATCAGGGGACGATATCCTTTATGGAGATTTAAATAATGATAAGCAAGTAGATTCAATAGACTTTGCTTTATTAAAGAAATATCTGCTAAATAACGAACAAGAGGGAATATCATTAAAGAATGCAGATGTAAATAAGGACGGAGAAATAAATGCAATAGATTTTGCAAATTTAAAGCTTTATTTGCTTGGTACAATAACACTGCCTGTGGGTTCTAATTAA
- a CDS encoding glycoside hydrolase family 9 protein, whose protein sequence is MHSVQKGIKRSIRKRILSVFLAAAVVAGQFFVSADAIADAPPATFEPAENWEAYDYFNFAEALQKSLYFYDAEKCGELAGYDKGGRLEWRGSCHEGDAAIPLEYTSLSEEFLSKYRHIIDPDGDGTVDVHGGFHDAGDHVRFGLPQSYSAATLGWGFNEFRDAFKAIGEEEHMIEILRYFTDTFLRCSFLDEDGKLIAFCYMVGEGDVDHCYWGPPELYPEEYQRTRPADFATYDSPGSDVCASTATALATSYMNFKDEDPEYAERCLTVAEAMYDFAVQYRGKHKGDGYYTSDYDEDELAWAAAWLYECTGNMDYINDIVAVDETGNYVGYMKRIIPETFKQNVWYNSWVHCWDAVWGGTFLKLNQLFPENELFDFIARWNVEYLSGGKCPHEDPTDKNYYKTSPAGYTMINGWGSARYNTAAQLSALVYMKNNPDRTDFGEWAKGAMEYLMGRNPMGYSYIVGYGYEKGLPFAKHPHHRAAHGSKTNSMNDPEEHRHILWGALAGGPDLNDYHIDSTTEYAYNEVTIDYNAAFVGALAGLYHYYGQGHEPIPNFPPLEPRTDDYYCEAKVARETADSTQVVLRIHNESSQPPHYETGMMAKYFFNIDELFKYEQSIEDVIFSIEYDEQISMQQDPIKLRGPFKWDDAGTYYYEFDWSGSKIYGDRELQISFRVKQDKNYLTHWDSSNDYSKEGLTETYAVTEKVPVYLDGKLVFGKEPPKLDPKDPGEEEPDNTPPSIQLLYKTGEVDLTKNTLRSTINIKNNGTIPVKLSDIKVRYWFTNDGSAQNTFVCDYAVCGTENVIGNCYTIDNPVANADTYCEITFAEGAGVLAAGGSTGDIPFRIEGTSDYDKTNDYSYNSKMTTLGENEKITAYIKGELKYGIEPVKVENQVSLGDLDCNGRIDSLDFALMKMYLLGMAQLQPQGLVNADFNGDHSVDAIDFALFKKALLGGPIN, encoded by the coding sequence ATGCATAGTGTTCAGAAAGGGATAAAGCGTAGTATAAGAAAAAGAATACTATCAGTATTCTTAGCTGCTGCTGTTGTTGCAGGACAGTTTTTTGTATCTGCCGATGCAATAGCAGATGCACCACCAGCAACTTTTGAACCAGCTGAAAATTGGGAAGCATATGACTATTTCAATTTTGCAGAAGCACTACAAAAATCACTTTATTTTTATGATGCAGAGAAATGTGGTGAATTGGCTGGCTATGACAAGGGTGGAAGACTTGAGTGGAGAGGTTCCTGCCATGAAGGGGATGCAGCAATTCCGCTTGAATATACTTCACTATCTGAAGAATTCTTATCCAAGTATAGACACATTATTGATCCAGATGGAGATGGAACTGTAGATGTACATGGCGGTTTTCACGATGCAGGAGACCATGTAAGATTTGGGTTGCCTCAGAGTTATAGTGCAGCTACATTAGGCTGGGGCTTTAATGAATTCAGAGACGCTTTCAAAGCAATTGGTGAAGAAGAGCATATGATAGAAATTTTAAGATACTTTACTGATACATTTTTACGTTGCTCTTTTTTAGATGAAGATGGTAAATTAATTGCGTTTTGCTACATGGTAGGTGAAGGTGATGTTGACCATTGTTATTGGGGACCACCTGAGTTATATCCAGAAGAATATCAAAGAACTAGACCTGCTGATTTTGCAACATATGATTCACCTGGTAGTGATGTTTGTGCAAGTACAGCTACCGCACTTGCTACATCTTATATGAACTTCAAGGATGAAGATCCTGAATATGCTGAGCGTTGCTTGACTGTTGCAGAAGCAATGTATGATTTTGCAGTTCAATACAGAGGAAAGCACAAAGGTGACGGTTACTATACTTCAGATTATGATGAGGACGAGCTAGCTTGGGCGGCTGCATGGTTATATGAATGTACTGGTAACATGGACTATATAAACGATATAGTTGCAGTTGATGAGACAGGAAACTATGTAGGATATATGAAGAGAATAATTCCTGAAACTTTCAAACAAAATGTATGGTACAATTCATGGGTTCATTGCTGGGACGCAGTTTGGGGAGGAACATTCCTAAAGCTGAATCAATTATTCCCAGAAAATGAACTGTTCGACTTTATTGCAAGATGGAATGTTGAATATTTATCAGGTGGTAAATGTCCACATGAAGATCCAACTGATAAAAACTATTATAAAACATCTCCAGCAGGATATACAATGATAAACGGTTGGGGTTCTGCTCGCTATAATACGGCAGCTCAACTATCCGCACTTGTTTATATGAAAAACAATCCTGATAGAACAGATTTTGGAGAATGGGCAAAGGGTGCTATGGAATACCTTATGGGAAGAAATCCTATGGGATATTCATATATAGTAGGTTACGGATATGAGAAGGGACTTCCTTTTGCAAAACATCCACATCACAGAGCAGCTCACGGATCAAAGACAAATAGTATGAACGACCCTGAGGAGCACAGACATATATTATGGGGAGCTCTTGCTGGTGGACCAGACTTAAATGATTATCATATTGATTCAACCACTGAGTATGCATATAACGAAGTGACAATTGACTACAATGCTGCATTTGTTGGTGCTTTAGCTGGATTGTATCATTACTATGGTCAGGGACATGAGCCTATACCAAATTTCCCTCCATTGGAGCCAAGAACAGATGACTACTACTGTGAAGCAAAAGTAGCAAGAGAAACTGCTGATAGTACACAGGTGGTATTAAGGATTCATAACGAGTCCAGCCAGCCTCCTCATTATGAAACAGGAATGATGGCAAAATACTTCTTTAATATTGATGAACTATTTAAATACGAACAATCTATTGAGGATGTAATATTCTCTATTGAGTATGATGAGCAAATTTCTATGCAGCAGGATCCTATAAAGTTAAGAGGACCTTTTAAATGGGATGATGCAGGAACATACTATTATGAATTTGACTGGAGCGGAAGCAAAATTTATGGAGACAGAGAGTTACAGATTTCCTTCAGAGTTAAACAGGATAAAAATTACTTGACTCACTGGGATTCATCAAATGATTACAGTAAAGAAGGTCTTACAGAAACTTATGCAGTAACTGAGAAGGTACCAGTTTATCTGGATGGAAAATTAGTTTTCGGAAAAGAGCCACCAAAACTTGATCCAAAAGATCCAGGTGAAGAAGAACCAGATAATACTCCACCTTCAATTCAATTACTATATAAGACTGGAGAAGTGGATTTAACAAAGAATACATTAAGATCTACAATCAACATAAAGAATAATGGTACTATACCTGTTAAATTATCAGACATAAAAGTTCGTTATTGGTTTACAAATGATGGCAGTGCGCAAAATACATTTGTATGTGATTATGCTGTTTGTGGAACTGAAAATGTAATAGGAAATTGCTATACTATCGATAATCCTGTAGCAAATGCTGATACCTATTGTGAAATTACATTTGCTGAAGGAGCAGGTGTACTTGCAGCAGGTGGAAGTACAGGAGATATTCCTTTCAGAATTGAAGGAACATCAGATTACGACAAAACAAATGACTATTCCTATAATTCCAAAATGACTACTCTTGGTGAGAATGAAAAAATAACTGCTTATATTAAGGGTGAACTCAAATATGGAATTGAACCTGTTAAAGTTGAAAACCAAGTTTCACTTGGTGACTTAGACTGTAACGGAAGAATTGATTCATTGGATTTTGCATTGATGAAAATGTATTTATTAGGAATGGCTCAATTGCAGCCTCAAGGTTTAGTTAACGCAGACTTCAATGGAGATCATTCTGTTGATGCAATTGACTTTGCGTTATTTAAAAAGGCTCTGCTTGGTGGACCAATAAACTAA
- a CDS encoding glycoside hydrolase family 9 protein, with product MISIFLVFAFIAVQLLISGNVLAREALSSPENSNTAWNSNFTPAEGWEDYNYFNFAEALQKSIYFYDANKCGPGITGGRLEWRGDCHVGDCNIPLENTSLSEEFIKKYKHILDPDGDGTVDVHGGFHDAGDHVRFGLPQSYTAGTLGWGFYEFRDAFQESGQEEHMIEILRYFTDTFLRCSFLDENGELIAFCYMVGEGDLDHSYWGPPELYPDDIPRPADFATVESPGSDVCGSTAAALATSYLNFKDEDPEYAERCLTVAKAMYKFAKENRGMSKGDGYYTSAYDDDEMAWAATWLYACTGNMDYIDDIMSLSEDGRYYTGYMGKIIPDTFNTNMWFNTWVHCWDAVWGGVFIVLNTLFPENELYDYIARWNVEYHSGGMAKHKEPNDNGYTSTSPAGYTMINGWGSARYNTAAQLCALVYMKHHPERTDFGAWAKNQMEYIMGRNPMGYSYIVGYGYEQGLPSVKHPHHRAAHGSKTLSMLDPVEHRHILWGALAGGPDKQDYHQDVTTDFVYNEVAVDYNAAFVGACAGLYKFYGEGQEVIPNFPHPEPRTDDYYCEARVEREIKESSQIVIKLHNESSQPPHYETGLKARYFFNISELLACGQTIDDVEMTIAYDEQISLQQEPITFRGPIKWDEGGTYYYEYDWSGREIYGDRELAIILTAKQDSNYMTHWDPTNDWSRQGLTNDYILTKNIPVYRNGVLVYGEEAPKLGPIDPNEDPDTTPPSVKVLYKYGAAHNLKNTIRATVNIVNNGTVPVNLSDVKLRYYFTCDGSEQNRFTCEYAPCGTENVLGNCFKIENAAENADTYCEITFTEAAGKLAPGASTGDIPFRIDGSSDYDITNDYSCNTKMESNLGDNDKITAYIKGQLVYGKEAVIVESGSKLGDIDNSGSIDAIDFAVLKKYLLGVAELDSESFIRADVNKDKEVNALDYAILKMYLLGTISDFE from the coding sequence ATGATATCTATATTTTTGGTTTTTGCATTTATTGCTGTACAATTATTAATATCTGGAAATGTTTTGGCAAGAGAAGCTTTATCTTCGCCTGAGAATTCTAATACAGCTTGGAATTCTAATTTTACTCCGGCTGAGGGCTGGGAGGATTATAACTACTTTAATTTTGCTGAGGCATTGCAAAAATCAATCTATTTTTATGATGCTAATAAATGCGGACCTGGTATTACAGGAGGAAGGCTAGAATGGAGAGGTGATTGTCATGTGGGAGATTGTAATATCCCTCTTGAAAACACTTCACTTTCTGAGGAATTCATTAAAAAGTATAAACATATATTGGACCCCGATGGAGACGGGACTGTAGATGTACATGGCGGCTTCCATGATGCTGGAGATCATGTAAGGTTTGGATTGCCTCAGAGTTATACTGCAGGTACTCTTGGCTGGGGATTCTATGAATTCAGAGATGCCTTTCAGGAATCAGGGCAGGAAGAGCACATGATCGAGATTTTAAGGTACTTTACAGATACTTTTTTACGCTGTTCATTCTTGGATGAAAATGGAGAATTAATAGCATTTTGTTATATGGTAGGCGAAGGGGATTTGGATCATTCCTACTGGGGACCACCTGAATTATATCCTGATGATATTCCAAGGCCTGCAGACTTTGCTACAGTTGAATCTCCAGGTAGTGATGTTTGCGGTAGTACAGCAGCTGCACTTGCTACCTCATATTTGAACTTTAAAGATGAGGACCCTGAATATGCAGAGCGTTGTTTAACTGTTGCAAAGGCTATGTATAAATTTGCAAAAGAAAACAGAGGAATGTCAAAGGGAGACGGTTACTATACTTCAGCATATGACGATGATGAAATGGCTTGGGCTGCTACTTGGTTGTATGCTTGTACTGGTAACATGGATTACATAGATGATATTATGTCCCTTTCTGAGGACGGCAGATATTATACAGGATACATGGGAAAAATAATACCTGATACCTTTAACACAAATATGTGGTTCAATACATGGGTTCATTGCTGGGATGCTGTATGGGGCGGAGTATTTATAGTGCTCAATACATTATTCCCAGAAAATGAGTTATATGATTATATCGCTCGTTGGAATGTAGAATACCACTCAGGCGGTATGGCAAAGCATAAGGAGCCAAACGACAATGGTTATACATCAACATCTCCAGCAGGATATACAATGATAAATGGATGGGGTTCTGCTCGTTATAACACAGCTGCTCAATTATGTGCACTTGTGTATATGAAGCATCACCCTGAAAGAACTGATTTTGGAGCATGGGCTAAGAATCAGATGGAATATATAATGGGAAGAAATCCTATGGGATATTCGTATATAGTAGGCTATGGTTACGAACAAGGCTTGCCTTCAGTAAAGCATCCTCATCACAGAGCAGCTCATGGCTCTAAAACATTAAGTATGTTGGATCCAGTAGAACACAGGCATATATTGTGGGGAGCTCTAGCAGGCGGACCAGATAAGCAGGACTACCATCAGGATGTAACAACTGACTTCGTTTACAATGAGGTTGCTGTTGACTATAATGCTGCATTTGTAGGTGCTTGTGCAGGATTATACAAATTTTACGGTGAAGGGCAGGAAGTAATACCTAATTTCCCACATCCAGAGCCAAGAACTGATGATTATTATTGTGAAGCGCGTGTTGAAAGAGAGATAAAGGAAAGTTCTCAGATTGTTATAAAATTACATAATGAGTCAAGTCAGCCTCCTCATTACGAAACAGGCTTGAAGGCAAGATACTTCTTTAATATAAGCGAATTATTGGCGTGCGGACAGACTATTGATGATGTAGAAATGACCATTGCTTATGATGAACAGATTTCACTGCAGCAGGAGCCTATTACCTTTAGAGGCCCTATAAAGTGGGATGAGGGTGGAACCTACTATTATGAGTATGATTGGAGCGGCAGAGAAATATATGGTGACAGAGAACTTGCAATTATATTAACAGCAAAGCAAGATTCAAACTATATGACTCACTGGGATCCAACTAATGACTGGAGCAGACAAGGTCTTACAAATGATTATATATTGACTAAAAACATTCCTGTATATAGGAATGGGGTTCTGGTATATGGGGAAGAAGCTCCAAAGCTTGGCCCTATAGATCCTAATGAAGATCCAGATACAACGCCTCCTTCAGTTAAAGTTTTATATAAATATGGAGCGGCTCATAACCTTAAAAATACAATAAGAGCTACTGTAAATATAGTGAATAATGGAACAGTTCCAGTAAATTTATCTGATGTAAAGCTTCGCTATTACTTTACATGTGATGGCAGTGAGCAAAATAGATTTACTTGTGAATATGCACCTTGCGGAACTGAAAATGTATTGGGAAATTGCTTCAAAATAGAAAATGCTGCTGAGAATGCTGACACTTATTGTGAAATAACATTTACAGAGGCTGCTGGAAAACTTGCTCCAGGTGCAAGTACAGGAGATATACCTTTTAGGATAGATGGTTCGTCCGATTATGACATTACAAATGATTATTCATGTAATACCAAAATGGAAAGTAATTTAGGAGATAATGATAAAATTACTGCTTATATCAAGGGACAACTTGTGTATGGAAAAGAAGCTGTTATAGTTGAATCTGGTTCTAAATTGGGTGACATAGACAATAGCGGAAGTATTGATGCAATTGATTTTGCTGTTTTGAAAAAGTACTTGCTAGGGGTAGCAGAATTAGATTCAGAAAGTTTTATTAGAGCTGATGTTAATAAAGACAAAGAAGTTAATGCATTAGACTATGCAATATTGAAGATGTATTTGCTCGGAACAATTAGTGATTTTGAGTAG